One region of Oryza sativa Japonica Group chromosome 5, ASM3414082v1 genomic DNA includes:
- the LOC107275537 gene encoding uncharacterized protein: MIAPRPSIDLADPPLHTYVRTSCAAADKPSSIDSGGRRRRRQADRSTMSRLRRFVNLLVESSGGLYSLRRIDLSRHPLFYPTPAAAAAAGPRDLRVQREEEYEFQWPKLNDDDERRRKKKMKRHEAVETLRQLPSIVSMAPSPPTPAGGFGFDCFPLAESESKVVFADHAGRAFLYDADGNRFTGMPSLHAPKGDSPVAVSIAAQGEEESKLYVMENTLRPESSGGGGGGSLFQFEVFDHRKPEPTSPPWEKYWHCDPLPPPPFVFDSGGMVESYAVIGHVIVVSVSDVGTYCFDTASRSWSRAGEWALPFAGKAEYVPELKLWFGIAAKGECSPCAADLSPVARGEPPSPGYIWEDLDLPEEWEPSWGSHLVVLGSGRFCIARFFQLARTDDNIMNDHVEDITFPVFTGLEVLPPAPATATGDGGGSGDHRKEGLRMIKHKSRRYAELDDDGIRSVKSVL; encoded by the coding sequence ATGATCGCGCCGCggccatcgatcgatctcgccGACCCACCCctacatacgtacgtacgtacgtcgtgcgccgccgcggaCAAACCCTCCTCCATCGAttccggtgggcggcggcggcggcgtcaagcgGATCGATCGACTATGAGCCGCCTCCGTCGATTCGTGAATCTGCTGGTGGAGAGTAGTGGAGGCCTCTACTCACTCCGCCGCATCGACCTCTCCCGCCACCCGCTCTTCTACCCGactccggccgctgccgccgccgcggggccgCGTGATCTGCGCGTGCAACGAGAGGAGGAGTACGAATTCCAGTGGCCCAAGctgaacgacgacgacgagaggaggaggaagaagaagatgaaacgACATGAGGCGGTGGAGACCTTGCGGCAGCTGCCGTCGATCGTCAGCATGGCGCCGTCTCCCCCAACTCCGGCGGGAGGATTCGGCTTCGACTGCTTCCCTCTCGCTGAGTCGGAGAGCAAGGTCGTCTTCGCCGACCACGCCGGCCGCGCCTTCCTCTACGACGCCGACGGCAACCGCTTCACCGGCATGCCCAGCCTCCACGCTCCCAAGGGCGACTCCCCCGTCGCCGTCTCCATTGCCGCGCAGGGCGAGGAAGAAAGCAAGCTCTACGTCATGGAAAACACCCTCCGCCcggagagcagcggcggcggcggcggcggcagcttgtTCCAGTTCGAGGTGTTCGACCATCGCAAGCCCGAGccaacgtcgccgccgtggGAAAAGTACTGGCACTGCgacccgctcccgccgccgccgttcgtctTCGACTCCGGCGGCATGGTGGAGTCGTACGCGGTGATCGGACACGTCATCGTCGTGTCCGTCAGCGATGTGGGCACCTACTGCTTCGACACGGCGAGCCGGAGCTGGAGCCGCGCCGGCGAGTGGGCGCTGCCGTTCGCCGGCAAGGCGGAGTACGTCCCGGAGCTGAAGCTCTGGTTCGGCATAGCAGCCAAGGGCGAGTGctccccgtgcgccgccgacCTCTCCCCCGTCGCGAGgggcgagccgccgtcgccggggtACATCTGGGAGGACCTTGACCTGCCGGAGGAGTGGGAGCCGAGCTGGGGCTCCCACCtcgtcgtcctcggctccgGCAGGTTCTGCATCGCCAGGTTCTTCCAGCTCGCGCGAACCGATGACAACATCATGAACGACCACGTCGAGGACATCACCTTCCCGGTGTTCACCGGACTGGAGGTGCtgcctccggctccggcgacggcgaccggcgatggcggcggatcAGGCGATCATCGGAAGGAAGGGCTCCGTATGATCAAGCACAAGTCGAGGCGTTACGCCGAGCTCGACGACGATGGCATTAGAAGCGTCAAATCCGTGCTCTAA